The window cattttaatagattctatatccacaGATTAGGAATGTACAAGAACATTCTTGTACGTTCACCTGATCCGTTCACCTGAtatgcatcattttttttttttttttgtgaaacctAATGTGTATCATTCAATATATACAATATCGATCAGATATCAAGATCGGAGGCTTGCCAAATCAATATAGATCACCAAATACACTTAGAACCATGGTGATTATGGACAAAGAGTATACTTGTCCAAAATACGCACGGAAATCGGCATCTCCTATCGGAGAGATTCCGGATTTACAATGAAATGTGGGGATGAGTGAACCCATTAAGCCAATGCAAGCCCAAGAGCGTAAATGGCAGCATAACTGTACGCCAAAATTGATGGATTTGGTTCTATATGGTTTCTCAGAAAGCATGGGCCGATTTAGGACCAAATTTTAAGCCCATGAAACAATCTTCTTTCATTTATATTGGGCTGAATTAGGCGTAGTTGTGAAGCGTTGGAAACAATACATGTTGCACATATATTGGCTGAATTAGGCCCAAGTCCCATCGGAACAATTCTGTTGCACTCCTTTGGACAATCTTGTCCTTCTGATTAAGCATATTGTGGCAATGACTAGAAAAATCCTGATCAAAGACAATAAGGCTGCTTTGGTAatgttctaaaaaaatatttatgaagtttttttgttccatgggaacaaaaaaaccaaataaagtgtttggtgcatttatggcatgtttcggtttttttttttctaacaaaaatgaaaaaaatttttttttgagagaaaccAGAATTgacaaaatgacaaaatgtaGTTTCGtctttccaatttcatttataaaaaaaaaaaaaaaaaaaggaaaaagggcattttgacacagaaactgaaatttctgttttttacaCAAAACAtggtttctggaacagaaaatgttaccaaacgcagcctaataTTTTGTACCAAATTATAAATTCTATAtattcttcctattttttcttaagaaaaaaaaaaatcgaattgTTTTTGGTTTGGAAATTGTTCAAACTAGCACTCCTTTGGACTGAACTGAATACCCCCGAACCAAACAATTTTACACCTTCGCTCTCTCTTATTattagcattctttttccttttcaatggGATAAACTTGATTGTTAAGTAGTAGGGTGCAATCAAACTGAGTTGggtttttttaaaaccccaatCCAATCCTAGGCCCCTTCTCAACTCaggctcaacccaacccaacccaacccaacccaacccaacatgAGGTCAAATTGAAATATCACAACCTAGGCCTAGAACTATTGGACTCAACTCAACACAGCCTACCCTCAATGGGTTGCGTCGGCCTCAATAGGGATCCGATTCGTCTATGGGGCGCGGAGGTGTGCCATATATAGTACCTTGACACGTGGATTTTCTTCATCACGTGGTGCAGTTGTCTTAAGTCTCACACAAAAATCATAGGGAGGCGGAGGCGATACAACTTATCACTCTCCATGGAGAGCCAAATCTCTCCCCCCATCacgtttggtttttttttatggattctTCGTCTCTTCCCCTTTACCCAAAAAACACCCTCTACGTCTTTACCTCTGAAGCTCATCAGGGATAGGCTGGCCACCGGCAAATTCTCCCTTTAACTCGTCTCTACCTCCAATGTTTATCCCACTATCGACCTCTCCTTCGAACCCCTTTCTCCGTGCGAACTTCGTATTTGAGTTTTTTGAAATCAGATTTAGGTTTGGATGTGTCTCTGCCTCTGACGTTCATTGAGGGGTTTCCTCTCCCTGAATTTGGTGATAATAGAGTTTCATCTTTTTAATCCGAATAGCTCCCTCTGAATCCTATGGtgagtttttgtttttaatttttcgtTTAAATTGAACTTAACTTAATGGAGCCCTGTGTTTCTGATTAAAGAATGATTGCAATCTTTGAATCAGATTCGTTTTTATCTTGATTCGGTTCTATATATGCTAATTTTCAAAATAGGGTTCTCTGTGAGGCATTCTGAAATTACATTTCTGTGAAATATATGCTTAGGATTCCTTTTCATTGATTCGAATGCGTTAATGGTATATGAGGTTGGATCAAACTTCTGAAAATTCCAAATATGTAATAGTGTCATTTATCAATCAGCTAGGAAGTACAAAAATCACAAATTATCGACCAATAAttccagaaaggaaaaaaaaataaaaaaaaaaaaaaaaaaaacatacaaaatGTCTCTTTTATTCCAGCAAAACAATTGGGGGAAAAAACAAAGGAAGAGGCTTTTCATACGCTATGCTTCATGGCTTAAGAAACAATTTATAGATTTTACCCATTCTTCTCTATCTTTTGCTCTACTCAATCCCAagtttcttcctcctctgctcAATAAAGTCGCCGACTTTTTCTAGGTCAGCAAAGGACTTGGACACGCTCTCCTTCTGCAAACACCTTTTAGCCCAAGTAATAAGCTTTGGACACTCAGCTTCTAGGCTGAAGTTCCCAAATTTCTGTAAGTAGAAGGGGATGAAGCTCAAGTCCACGTAGCCAAAATTTTCTCCCCCGAAGTAAGGTTTCTCTCCGAGCTCTCCTTccaacaatttcaagcactctatGTACTCCTTTCCTGCCTCTTTGTCATCCTTTGTGAACAATATCCTTTTCACACAGTCAAATACCTACAAGACCAAGTTATACAATTAGATGGCTTTGTCAATCATTCTTATTCAAAAAGACAAAGGCATCAAACTTAACATGAAATGCAACTACAGAGAAATCGACTTGGTTGCAAAAATGAAAAGGGCATCAGTCACTTTATTTCACTCTCCCAAGTTTGTAAAGAGACCTttagagagaggggggggggtttgagagagagagagagagctctaaCCTTCTTGTCGAcgaaatcagcccaaaacctgGCTTGAGCTCGGAGGTGAGGATCAGAGGGCAACAAAGGAGAAGTCTCCTTCCAAACCTCATCAATGTATTGAACAATGATGAGTGATTCGCAGATGGATTTCCCGTTATGGATCAAAACAGGGATCTTCTTATGAACAGGGTTCATCTGCAGAAGCAGAGGACTCTTGTCTTGCAAGTTCTCTTCCTTTAGCTCGTAATTGATTCCTTTCTCGGCCAAAGCGATTCTCACCCGGATCCCAAAAGGGCTGGTCCAGGCATTCAAGAGAGTTACCTCATCAGCCATCTCTTTAACTATCACGTAAGCTTTACAAGATATAGCAAATCAGAGAATACACAAAGAACTGTGATTTGATCTGAGAAGTGAAGATAGCAGTATTTTTAGGCCCTTCTTCTAAAAGTTCAGGAGGCTTTTTGAAACTTGGGAGAGGGGCAACCAATGTTGTACAAACCGCAATGGTGCTCTCATTACTGACTTCTTATCcggttttgacttttgatccATTTTGGATGGGTTCGGTTACTTTGTCAATCGGACCCAAAGATTTAACAAATCCGAAAGAATTAAAAGCTGAGAATTCGGGCCAACATTAGACAAAGGCCGACCCGGTGTTGGTCTTTGTCGCTGAGGCCTGCTGCCCTCTGGACTTTTATTTCAAGGTTAGAAGTTCAAGGTCAACTCCCGTATGTGAACGAAGATTTTAGGCTTTTTGGGCAAGCAAAGCTGTAGGGCAGCGCAGTCCTTTTTGATCATCTGTaagattttaaatcttattaGATTGGACGGTGCTGATTTACCCATTTGCTTatccaaaaaggaaaagaagaagaagattttcaCATCTTCTATCTCTCTCGTCTCTTCAAACTGATCGCATCCATCCAATACGGCTGATCCGGATCAGTTAATNNNNNNNNNNNNNNNNNNNNaaaaaaaaaagttaaaggaaaaaagggaacGATTATGGACACAATGGTTTTTAAGTTCTTGTGGTCTCTTGATTGATCTAGTGTTGAAATCCTTAGGCGAATATGCATTTAGGGATTATTAAGTTACATTAAGCCCTCCTTTTCATTGATTCGAATGTTTAGTTAGTGGTCCATGAGGTTGGATCAAACTTCGGAAAATTCCAAATATGTAATAGTATCACATATCAATCAACTAGAAAGTACAAATGACAAATTATCAAGCActaattccaaaagaaaaataggccCTTCATACTGCTATGCTCCATGGCATATGAgacaatttattgcttttaccCATTCTTCTAACTTTTGCTCACTCAAGGCCAAGTTTcttggatcaaaatcctctgtttttctcatccttgttttgctacctgcagaacacgacacgtggacaacagaggatccaacggtcaaggttgggtgaggattattacatccggtgcgttggtcttaaatttgtccacgtgtcgtgttctgctggtagcaaaacaaggaaaaatagggatgagaaaaacagaagattatTTTCCAagtttcttcctcctctgctcAAAGAAGTAGTAGACCTTTTCTAGGTCAGCAACGGACTCGGACACACTCTCCTTTTGCAAGCACCTTTTAGCCCAAGTAATAAGCTTTGGACACTCAGCTTCTACGTTGAAGTTCTCATATTTCTCCAAGCCATAAAAAATACTATAGAAGGGGATGAAGCTCAAGTCCAGATAGCCAAACTTCTCTCCCCCGAAGTAAGGTTTCTCTCCAAGCTCTCCTTCCAACAATTTCAAGTACTCCACGAACTCCTTTCCTGCCTCTTTCTTATCTTTTGCGAACAATATCCTCCCCACAGAGTCAAATACCTACAAGACCAAGTTCTAAAATTAGATGGCTTTGtcaatcatttttatttaaaaaaacagAGGCATCAAACTTAACATGAAATGAAACTACAAAGAAATCAACTTGGTTGCAATGAGATAGAAgttctcagagagagagagagagagagagtatagaaCTCTAACCTTGTTGTCCAagaaatcagcccaaaacctgGCTGGAGCTCGGAGTTAAGGATCAGAGGGCAACAAAGGAGAAGTCTCCGTCCAAACCTCATCAATGTATTGAACAATGCGGAGGGATTCACAGATGGGTTTCCCATTATGGATCAAAACGGGGATCTTCTTATGAACAGGGTTCATCTTCAGAAGCAGAGGACTCTTGTCTTGCAAGTTCTCTTCCTTTAGCTCGTAATTGATTCCTTTCTCGGCCAAAGCGATTCTCACCCGGATCCCAAAAGGGCTGGTCCAGGCATTCAAGAGAGTTACCTCATCAGCCATCTCTTTAACTATCACGTAAGCTTTACAAGATATAGCAAATCAGAGAATACACAAAGAACTGTGATTTGATCTGAGAAGTGAAGATAGCAGTATTTTTAAGCCCTTCTTCTAAAAGTTCAGGAGGCTTTTTGAAACTTGGGAGAGGGGCAACCAATGTTGTACAAACCGCAATGGTGCTCTCATCACTGACTTCTTATCcggttttgacttttgatccATTTTGGATGGGTTCGGTTACTTTGTCAATCGGACCCAAAGATTTAACAAATCCGAAAGAATTAAAAGCTGAGAATTCCGGCCAACATTGGACAAAGGCCGACCCGGTGTTGGTCTTTGTCGCTGAGGCCTGCAGCCCTCTGGAGTTTTATTTCAAGGTTAGAAGTTCAAGGTCAACTCCCGTATGTGAACGAAGATTTTAGGCTTTTTGGGCAAGAAAAGCTGTAGGGCAGCGCAGTCCTTTTTGATCATCTGTAAGATTTTAAATCTTGTTAGATTGGACGGTGCTGATTTACCCATTTGCTTAtccagaaaggaaaagaagaagaagattttcaCATCTTCTATCTCTCTCGTCTCTCCAAACTGATCGCATCCATCCAATACGGCTGATCCGGATCAGTTAATGCATCCACCGATCCCAAGTCATGCATGGTATGATAATGCTATGGACAAAAAATATGTTTGTAAAAGACTAATAggctcaaaataaaaatatgtttgTAAAAGACTAATAGGCtcaaagtacactgagaagtcGGTATcttttgatttatttgattaTGATTAATTCCATACTTTAAATATACCAGGGAACATTTCGTATGCTCAGCTCAAACTAAGCACTTTCCAACTaaatgagaaaacaaaagaCCAATGGTGGCACCAATTTCAAGTAATTTGGTGGATTGACAGAGCCTTAGTTCTTTGAGTCCAATGGTGAAGTtgctatggttttttttttttatcaaggtATCCGAGCCAGTTTAtgcacacctcgactaatccctAGAGAGACTAGCGCAACAATCTACCGCCACGGTATAATTGCTATGTAACATTACCCGTCTAGGTCAATAACTGACTAACCCACAAACCTAAGGTGAAAACATCCTTCGGAGTGAGGGTGGCAGTGCAATGAACATCGAAGGTCCTctcggccatccgatgctcactacaCCACTGCACTCACTGGAGAGGATGTTTTTGCTCGGAAAAGGGATTTTAACAACCCAAAATCTAACCTCTGTtgttgcatcttcttcttcctttttctggtCTTCATCCATGATCTTGGGCTTCttgaatttttcatttctcGTCTGCAAgaaatctggaatgaaccaCGAAAGATTTTTTACTACCTCCAATATGAGTATATTTTCTGAGATTTACCATTGTAGTAGCCCAATGAGGCCTTGGGATTTGGGAGTTGACATTTTCTTTAACCCTCAAATGCTTCAGAAACAAAAGCTTGCTCTTGCAAAACAACTTAGGTACCGTTTGATAatatttctactgtttctgtgtctagaaacaacagaaacggcttttcacgtttccGAAAACACAAATGGATTTTTatgatgtttgataaacctgtttctcaaatttttttttgtaaacataATGCCGCTAAAATACACAATGGTATCATCAGAtgtccaaaagggagagagggtttgattgcctctttttaggtttgaatagttgagagatttttcgagcacaatagccttttttttctctcaaattcgtttctagaaatgatgaaacaagtccgacttattttgtcaaattcgtttctagaattgtaaatagacataaattttgatttatgtatctagaaacgggtgaaacataataactttatcaaacgctttttacgttgtttttccgtttctgggaaTAAGAAAAGGTAGAAACAAAATGTTGTCAAATGGTACCTTAATCTTCAACCTCATCAAATAGAAGTTTGGTCCAAAACAGAAGGGCCAGTATCTATTTCTATTCATTATTTGatacttttaaattttgttttactttctttaggttttcttctacaaaaataaaattgggaaACACAGGATGAAGCTGAAGCATGAGTATCTCAACATGTACTGTTTTGGTGCATCAACCAAAGATTTCAGCTTGCCTTTGGAATGGATGTCTCATCTATCCACATGGTAAAAATATTTAGAAAACTaggttttgatttggattagtCCCCCAAGTTGGTTGATGGTAAATGTAGGTCAAGGCAACTGACCCACTCTAAATCTTGTGTCATTTTTGTTGTTTGTATCATTGTTTTCTTCGACCCTTTTATTAATTGAGTGTTAAATGAAAATGTACGAAAGATGGAAAACATTGTCAGAATCCAATTCATACCCTCTTGGGTTGTTATATATACGATCAAACTTAAGGCACTCTAATAACTATcaaagatggaagaaaaacAACACCTGACTCAGTCATAGCTCAGTCTTAAGTGTTATTAATGGGTTAACTATCTttgaccaatccttatggttcTTCATTGAACTAGTTCTTTTGGTTCAGACCAAGCCCATGCTTGGGTGTCTCTTGATTCACTTAAAAATCGCAGGAATCTTAGGCTACTTGAAGAGTCGtaaatttatttctttaaaaTCTAGTTAATGGTATTGGATAAGGATTCATTCCTTAGAGCTTGTTAGTGGGCTTTAattatatttacaaaaaaaagtgGGCTTTAGTTATTGAAGTGAGAGATATTAGAGAATAGGTTACGAGAAATACAAATTAAAATACCAAAACCTATGTCTGATGGAGTCTTTTTCTTGCCAACGGGGTTGGTTAGCCTAGTGGAAAGAAGTTCTTATCTCATCATTTGGTTATGGGTTTGGGTCGGCATGCCCTACTAATTGTTCGTTGGTCTTATGAAAGCGCTAATTGCCATATGGGGGTTTCTACCTGGGGCTATGACCGCAACCATGGAACACCCTCTTTTTGtcaggggggaaaaaaaaactttttttttaaatactttagTTTTTTCAGCTTGGGTTTTAATAAAGCTTTCGAGTTGTACCATAAGACTTCTTACTTCCATTTCCTTTCGTATATGTATCCAAGTACTCTTTTTAATGCCAATATGTATGTGGGATTTGATTAGATTTTTTACATTCCAACACATGTTAGTAATCCTAAACTTATCATCATGCACCCAAGGTTGTTTCATCACAAAAAAACATGAGGCGTGGACCTAATGGTCAACCCGGTGAATCTTGGGTGAATGTGACATTTGTGGGTAACCTAAGCCACCCCTTTGATTGATTCGAATTAAACATCTAAATTTTTTGCTATAGAAGGTTAGATCAAACATCTAAAAATTCCAAATAGGCATTACATTATGCAACCTCTTGAACAGTAGTGGTTTTTCATCAGTCAAGCTCTTGGGTATAAAATTAAACCATAAAATTATCACCGATCAATAGAAAGTACAAATAACAAATTATCAAGCACTAAATTTCTCATTGTActtccaccaaaaaataaaaagctatcATTCTACCCTatcgaaaaagaaaaatacaatgtCTCCTTTATTCCAGCAAAACATTCAGAGGAAAAACAAAGGGATAGGCCCTTCATACAATATGCTCTACGGCATATGAGACTATAATTTAATTTTGTACCCATTCTTCTATCTTTTGCTTTACTCAATCCCCTGTTTCTTCCTCAAGCACTAATTCCAAAAGAAAACTAGGCCCTTCATACTGCTACGCTCCATGGCATATGAgacaatttattgcttttaccCATTCTTCTAACTTTTGCTCTACTCAAGCCCaagtttcttcttcctctgctcaAAGAAGTGGTAGACCTTTTCTGGGTCAGCAACGGACTCGGACACACTCTCCTTTTGCAAGCACCTTTTAGCCCAAGCTATAAGCTTTGGACACTCAGATTCTATGCTGATGTTCCCAAATGTCTCAAAGCTATAAAAAAAACTGTGGAAGGGGATGAAGCTCAAGTCCACATAGCCAAACTTCTCTCCCCCAAAGAAAGGTTTTTCTCCAAGCTCTCCTTccaacaatttcaagcactctatCAACTCCTTTCCTGCCTCTTTCTCATCTTTTGTCAATAATATCTTCCTCATACAGTCTAATACCTACAAAACCAAGTTTTAAAATTAGATGGCTTTGTTAGTCATTCTCATTCAAAAAAGCAAAGGGACCAAACTTAACATGAAATGAAGCTACAGAGAAATCAACTTGgttgcaaaaataaaaagggcatCAGTAACTTTATTTCACTCTCCCAAGGCCCAGTTTGTACAGAGAGCTTTAGATTGGGGTGGGTATGAACTATGAGGGAAAGTGGTGAGAATGAGATGGAATTtctcacagagagagagagagagagtatagaaCTCTAACCTTGCTGTCCAagaaatcagcccaaaacctgCCTTGAGCTCGGAGGTGAGGATCAGAGGGCAATAAAGGAGAAGTCTCCTTCCAAACCTCATCAATGTATTGAACAATGACAAGGGATTCACAGATGGGTTTCCCGTTATGGATCAAAACGGGGATCTTCTTATGAACAGGGTTCATCTTCAGAAGCAGAGGACTCTTGTCTTGCAAGTTCTCTTCCTTGTGCTCGTACTTGATTCCTTTCTCGGCCAAGGCGATTCTCACCCGGATCCCAAAAGGGCTGGGCCAGGCATTCAAGAGAGTTACCTCATCCGCCATCTCTTAACTATCACGTTCGCCTTACAAGATTTAGCAAATCAGAGAATACAAAGAGAACTGTGATTTGAGCTGAGAAGTGAGAATAGCAGTATTTATAGGCCCTTCTGTTAACGTTTAAAAAGCCTTTTTTATTAGTAAATAGTTTAAAAAGCTCGTTGAAACTTGGGTGGGGGGGGGCAACCACCTCGTTGTACAGACCGTCATGGTGCTCTCATCAGTGACC is drawn from Macadamia integrifolia cultivar HAES 741 chromosome 7, SCU_Mint_v3, whole genome shotgun sequence and contains these coding sequences:
- the LOC122085168 gene encoding probable glutathione S-transferase, which translates into the protein MADEVTLLNAWTSPFGIRVRIALAEKGINYELKEENLQDKSPLLLQMNPVHKKIPVLIHNGKSICESLIIVQYIDEVWKETSPLLPSDPHLRAQARFWADFVDKKVFDCVKRILFTKDDKEAGKEYIECLKLLEGELGEKPYFGGENFGYVDLSFIPFYLQKFGNFSLEAECPKLITWAKRCLQKESVSKSFADLEKVGDFIEQRRKKLGIE
- the LOC122083797 gene encoding probable glutathione S-transferase, with product MADEVTLLNAWPSPFGIRVRIALAEKGIKYEHKEENLQDKSPLLLKMNPVHKKIPVLIHNGKPICESLVIVQYIDEVWKETSPLLPSDPHLRAQGRFWADFLDSKVLDCMRKILLTKDEKEAGKELIECLKLLEGELGEKPFFGGEKFGYVDLSFIPFHSFFYSFETFGNISIESECPKLIAWAKRCLQKESVSESVADPEKVYHFFEQRKKKLGLE